A single Bacillus sp. OxB-1 DNA region contains:
- a CDS encoding aldehyde dehydrogenase family protein codes for MPAEQLIKQARPYVNGKWLDEGREVINVTSPYKKEVIGKQFYATMEDVEEALESVFLAKKEVAQIPSYQRAATLKRAADLLEERKEAFAKLISLELGKPLKNTLDEVARSVETLQLSGEEAKRLVGETIPGDASERGTNSVAMTFRVPVGVIAAITPFNSPLNLVCHKVGPAFAAGNTVILKPAPQTSLVAAALVELFLEAGFPKNSINMLLGGVDIGQAIVKDDRVNVISFTGGTVASRNICSIAGMKKVLLELGGNAATIVHEDADLARAARLCARTGYSNSGQSCISVQRIYVHQAVVSDFRDLLKEEVEKLVIGDPLSLKTDVGTLVDENAAGRIISWIEEAIEAGAELVTGGKQNGANVLPTVLFNPPKTANVVCQEVFGPIVSILPYEHIEEAIEEANDSEFGLQAGIFTNQLDLAYQIAHSLEVGGIVINGTSNYRLDHWPYGGVKNSGIGREGPRFAIEDMTETKMIVLQLS; via the coding sequence ATGCCAGCAGAACAATTAATTAAACAAGCAAGACCGTATGTAAATGGTAAATGGCTGGATGAAGGTCGAGAGGTTATAAACGTCACAAGCCCTTATAAGAAAGAAGTTATTGGGAAACAATTTTACGCCACTATGGAAGATGTGGAAGAAGCACTTGAATCTGTGTTTCTGGCGAAAAAAGAAGTGGCACAAATTCCTTCCTATCAAAGAGCCGCTACTTTAAAAAGAGCAGCAGATCTATTGGAAGAGAGAAAAGAAGCCTTTGCGAAACTAATTTCCTTAGAGCTTGGTAAACCTCTAAAAAACACCTTGGATGAAGTGGCAAGGTCCGTTGAAACTTTGCAGTTGTCAGGAGAAGAAGCTAAACGTTTAGTAGGTGAAACAATTCCTGGAGATGCTTCTGAACGTGGAACCAATTCTGTAGCAATGACGTTTCGTGTGCCGGTTGGTGTGATTGCAGCGATTACGCCATTCAATTCACCGCTGAATTTAGTTTGCCATAAAGTGGGTCCCGCGTTTGCAGCTGGTAATACGGTTATTCTTAAACCGGCCCCGCAAACTTCGCTTGTGGCAGCTGCACTGGTTGAACTTTTTTTAGAAGCAGGGTTTCCTAAAAACTCGATTAACATGCTTCTTGGCGGAGTAGATATCGGCCAGGCTATTGTAAAAGATGATCGAGTAAATGTAATTTCATTTACGGGAGGGACTGTCGCAAGCCGTAATATTTGCAGCATCGCGGGAATGAAAAAAGTGTTATTGGAACTTGGCGGCAATGCGGCCACGATTGTACATGAAGATGCAGATCTTGCTCGAGCAGCTAGACTTTGTGCTCGTACAGGGTATAGCAATTCAGGCCAAAGCTGCATTTCGGTTCAAAGAATTTATGTTCATCAAGCAGTTGTTTCGGATTTTAGAGATTTGTTGAAAGAAGAAGTTGAGAAGTTAGTAATAGGAGATCCACTTTCACTGAAAACGGATGTAGGAACTCTAGTAGATGAAAACGCAGCAGGCAGAATTATAAGTTGGATCGAAGAAGCGATAGAAGCTGGCGCGGAACTTGTAACCGGCGGAAAACAAAATGGAGCCAATGTGTTACCAACGGTTTTATTTAACCCCCCTAAGACAGCCAACGTAGTTTGCCAAGAAGTATTCGGACCTATTGTAAGCATTTTGCCATATGAACATATTGAAGAAGCCATTGAGGAAGCCAATGATTCAGAATTTGGACTTCAAGCCGGTATTTTCACAAATCAACTCGATTTAGCTTACCAAATTGCACATTCTCTTGAAGTAGGGGGGATTGTCATTAACGGGACATCCAATTATCGTCTCGACCATTGGCCGTATGGCGGTGTCAAGAATAGTGGAATTGGCCGGGAAGGTCCTCGTTTTGCGATTGAGGATATGACAGAAACGAAGATGATCGTTCTTCAGCTGTCATAA
- a CDS encoding CaiB/BaiF CoA transferase family protein, with protein sequence MEKENFGPLTGVKVLDISTMIAAPYGATLLADLGANVTKIELPNKGDTLRTVGPWKNGESLRWPGLARNKKSITLDIRSDEGQEIFKKLIGQTDILIENFRPGTLEKWGLSYETLKKENPQLIMVRISGYGQTGPYSTKAGFGTPGTAFSGHTYIQGYPDRPPVSPSYSLLDYITGVYTAFAAVSALYHRDTKDGEPVGQMVEMGLYESLFRMLEFLIAEYDQSGKVRERSPGLAGHSSPAGTYETKDGKFVVLVCSTDPTFERLAEAMERTDMLQDERYSTNAARLKNDHEVQEIVIHWIKQQTLKELQEKLDAFGVPVSPILSIADIFEDPHYKARENIVEVEHPRLGTVKVPGIVPKFSETPGMIRHRAPELGEHTEEILGGQLGLSQEELASLKEKGVI encoded by the coding sequence ATGGAAAAAGAAAATTTCGGGCCATTAACAGGCGTGAAAGTGTTAGACATTTCCACAATGATCGCTGCCCCCTATGGTGCTACATTACTTGCTGACTTAGGAGCCAATGTAACTAAAATAGAGTTGCCGAATAAAGGGGATACGTTACGAACAGTAGGTCCATGGAAAAATGGAGAGTCACTTAGATGGCCAGGGCTTGCACGGAATAAAAAGTCCATTACGCTTGATATTCGTTCCGATGAAGGTCAAGAAATTTTCAAGAAATTAATTGGCCAAACGGATATTTTAATTGAAAATTTTCGACCCGGAACTCTTGAAAAGTGGGGACTTAGCTATGAAACTCTTAAAAAAGAAAATCCACAATTAATCATGGTTCGAATTTCTGGCTACGGCCAAACAGGTCCTTACAGTACGAAAGCAGGCTTTGGAACGCCAGGTACAGCATTTAGTGGACATACGTATATTCAAGGGTATCCGGATCGTCCGCCTGTAAGCCCGTCCTATTCTTTGTTGGATTATATAACGGGTGTTTATACAGCATTTGCAGCCGTTAGTGCTTTGTATCATCGAGATACAAAGGATGGCGAACCAGTCGGACAGATGGTCGAAATGGGACTATACGAATCGTTGTTCCGCATGTTGGAGTTTTTAATAGCCGAGTATGATCAATCAGGAAAAGTAAGAGAACGGAGCCCCGGCTTGGCGGGTCACTCAAGCCCAGCAGGTACTTACGAAACAAAAGACGGAAAATTTGTCGTTCTAGTTTGCAGTACGGATCCTACTTTTGAGCGACTTGCCGAAGCGATGGAAAGAACGGATATGTTACAAGACGAGCGATATTCAACAAATGCGGCCCGTTTGAAAAATGATCACGAGGTCCAGGAAATCGTAATTCATTGGATCAAGCAACAGACGTTAAAGGAATTGCAGGAAAAACTGGATGCATTCGGGGTGCCTGTAAGCCCAATTTTAAGCATTGCTGATATTTTTGAAGACCCTCATTATAAAGCTAGGGAAAATATCGTAGAAGTAGAACATCCACGCCTAGGAACCGTAAAAGTGCCTGGCATCGTTCCAAAATTCTCCGAAACACCTGGTATGATTCGCCATCGGGCACCCGAGCTAGGGGAGCATACCGAAGAGATTTTGGGCGGACAACTAGGTTTATCCCAGGAAGAATTAGCGTCGTTAAAAGAGAAGGGAGTTATTTAA
- a CDS encoding FadR/GntR family transcriptional regulator codes for MKEKMFVELQHTRVYEKIVEQIRGLIENGTLKPNDRLPSERELAQELGCSRTSLREACRVLESEGLIVSKAGGGRFVQEVDQRLTLTYQVNPVDLLERTAVMHFLEAREALEPKIVEHASERATEEDIVKIENALQAMKEKLKYPEEKVEADSNFHLALAEATHNFVFVSMMEMNLHLYRQVRKQTLKSADRYSESLQEHKEILDAIKAGDKNRAIQAMQNHLQHLRDNVLGFINKEE; via the coding sequence TTGAAGGAAAAAATGTTTGTTGAACTGCAGCACACGAGAGTCTATGAGAAAATTGTGGAGCAAATCAGAGGCTTAATTGAAAATGGGACATTAAAGCCGAATGACCGACTTCCAAGTGAGCGAGAGCTTGCTCAAGAATTAGGTTGCAGCCGTACTTCCTTACGTGAAGCTTGTCGAGTTTTAGAGTCGGAGGGGCTAATTGTGTCGAAGGCAGGTGGTGGTCGGTTTGTTCAGGAAGTGGACCAGCGACTTACGCTAACCTATCAGGTGAATCCAGTTGACCTACTTGAACGCACGGCTGTTATGCACTTTTTGGAAGCTCGGGAAGCGCTCGAACCTAAAATTGTTGAGCATGCAAGCGAGAGGGCGACAGAAGAAGACATAGTGAAAATTGAAAACGCGTTACAAGCAATGAAAGAGAAGTTAAAATATCCGGAAGAGAAAGTAGAAGCGGATAGCAATTTCCATCTTGCACTAGCAGAGGCGACTCACAATTTTGTGTTTGTCTCTATGATGGAAATGAATTTGCATTTGTATAGGCAAGTTCGGAAACAGACGTTAAAATCTGCAGATCGTTATTCGGAATCACTCCAAGAACATAAGGAGATTTTAGATGCGATTAAAGCAGGAGATAAAAACAGAGCCATTCAAGCGATGCAAAATCATTTACAGCATTTGCGGGATAATGTACTCGGATTTATCAATAAAGAGGAATAA
- the aroD gene encoding type I 3-dehydroquinate dehydratase yields the protein MKAEMIPGKKAPYICTPLVGKNREEIMKELEAILPKEPDILEWRVDFYKEIDQLSTVLETAEQIAATADLPILFTIRSEKEGGQSISLSEEEKVELLSEVCKKKAVQFIDYEAANDPEHIKLIREVSKNNGVKLVLSYHNFDYTPESAEIIKRLHLAEFYGADIAKAAVMPNSKDDVLRLLALTKEADRVMSIPLITMSMGSIGGVSRILGWVYGSVLTFAVGVQSSAPGQIPIDTLRDVIVSTQESLPDWT from the coding sequence ATGAAAGCTGAAATGATTCCAGGAAAAAAAGCTCCTTATATTTGTACACCGCTAGTAGGAAAAAATCGGGAGGAAATTATGAAGGAGCTGGAAGCAATTCTTCCTAAAGAGCCAGATATTTTGGAGTGGCGGGTTGATTTTTACAAAGAAATTGATCAATTATCCACTGTACTTGAAACTGCCGAACAAATTGCTGCAACTGCTGATTTACCCATTTTATTTACCATCCGATCTGAAAAAGAAGGCGGGCAATCCATTTCACTTTCAGAAGAGGAAAAAGTAGAATTATTATCTGAAGTTTGTAAAAAGAAGGCAGTGCAGTTCATCGATTATGAAGCAGCCAATGATCCAGAACATATCAAACTAATAAGAGAAGTCTCGAAGAATAATGGAGTTAAGTTGGTTCTCTCCTATCATAATTTCGACTATACACCAGAAAGTGCGGAGATTATCAAGCGTTTACATCTAGCTGAATTTTATGGCGCTGATATAGCAAAAGCTGCCGTCATGCCAAACAGTAAAGACGATGTGCTACGTTTATTAGCATTGACAAAAGAAGCTGACCGAGTAATGAGTATACCCCTCATAACTATGTCCATGGGAAGCATCGGAGGGGTAAGCCGGATCTTAGGATGGGTCTATGGTTCCGTCCTGACCTTTGCAGTGGGCGTCCAAAGCTCAGCACCGGGTCAAATTCCAATTGATACATTGCGAGATGTAATTGTAAGTACGCAAGAATCGTTACCAGATTGGACATAA
- a CDS encoding thiamine pyrophosphate-binding protein: MKEVIARQLVRYLEDRGVEHIFGLCGHTNIAVLSELEKSSIKFVNVRHEQIAAHAADGYARAKKQTAVVLSHVGPGMTNAATGVANAALDCIPMVVIAGDIPSHYYGKHPHQEVNLHADATQYEIYRPFVKRAWRVDSAHLFPEILEKAFQLAETGTPGPVLVSVPMDIFSMELETSYFDFQSHHTKSLQKPSMDDQTAEAILKTLVNAKNPVVYAGGGILLADAAKELAEFVNHFDFPVAHSLMGKGAVADDNPLVLGMTGFWGTEFINRKCREAAYLFGLGTRFAEADSSSWENEYTFDFPKTKLIQIDIEASEIGRNYPVELGVVADLKQALTVLNRVAKRLYPEGRQNESLKQEIAENKRQFKASNEPYIQDNCFPMQPQRILAEVREVLPRDAYITTDVGWNKNGVGQQFDIYEPGTIFTPGGFATMGFGAPAALGVKVAQPDRVVVSLVGDGGFGQNPALLATAAEENIPVIWVIMNNFAFGTIAGLQKAHYDTTLGTLFTKDGQPYSPDFAAIARAYGVEGIKIEKAEEFKPALEQAIAANKPVVIDVAMLNNPVPTAGHWNIMDIYSPDKKVHHVSTN; the protein is encoded by the coding sequence ATGAAAGAAGTTATCGCTCGTCAACTCGTCAGGTATTTGGAAGACCGGGGCGTGGAACACATCTTCGGCTTGTGTGGCCATACGAATATTGCGGTGCTTTCCGAGCTGGAAAAAAGCTCGATCAAATTTGTTAATGTACGCCATGAGCAGATTGCGGCGCATGCGGCAGACGGTTATGCCCGCGCGAAAAAACAGACGGCGGTTGTCCTCAGCCACGTCGGTCCCGGCATGACAAATGCGGCAACGGGTGTGGCCAATGCAGCGCTGGATTGCATTCCAATGGTCGTCATCGCAGGCGACATCCCAAGCCATTACTACGGGAAACACCCGCATCAGGAAGTAAACCTCCACGCAGACGCCACTCAGTACGAGATTTACCGTCCGTTCGTCAAACGGGCATGGCGGGTCGACAGCGCGCATCTGTTCCCAGAAATTCTGGAGAAAGCGTTCCAATTGGCGGAAACAGGGACACCAGGTCCGGTGCTCGTTTCGGTCCCGATGGACATTTTCTCGATGGAACTGGAGACATCGTATTTCGACTTCCAATCCCATCATACGAAATCGCTTCAAAAGCCGTCTATGGATGACCAAACAGCGGAAGCGATTCTGAAAACTTTGGTCAACGCGAAAAACCCGGTCGTTTACGCGGGGGGCGGGATATTGCTTGCGGACGCAGCAAAAGAGCTGGCGGAATTCGTCAACCATTTCGATTTCCCGGTAGCCCACTCCTTGATGGGCAAAGGCGCAGTAGCGGACGACAACCCACTCGTCCTTGGGATGACAGGCTTCTGGGGGACGGAGTTCATCAACCGGAAATGCCGCGAAGCGGCCTATCTTTTTGGGCTTGGCACGCGTTTCGCGGAAGCGGACAGCAGTTCATGGGAAAACGAGTATACGTTTGACTTCCCGAAAACCAAGCTCATCCAAATTGATATTGAAGCGAGCGAGATTGGCCGCAACTATCCAGTAGAGCTCGGCGTTGTCGCGGATCTGAAGCAGGCATTGACCGTGCTCAACCGTGTGGCGAAGCGTCTCTATCCGGAAGGGCGTCAAAACGAGTCGCTAAAACAAGAAATCGCCGAAAACAAGCGCCAGTTTAAAGCGAGCAACGAGCCATACATCCAGGACAACTGCTTTCCGATGCAGCCGCAGCGCATCTTGGCAGAAGTTCGGGAAGTCTTGCCGCGCGACGCGTATATTACTACCGATGTCGGCTGGAATAAAAACGGCGTCGGCCAGCAGTTCGACATTTACGAACCCGGAACGATCTTTACGCCAGGTGGCTTTGCGACGATGGGCTTCGGGGCACCTGCTGCACTCGGCGTAAAAGTGGCGCAGCCGGACCGTGTTGTCGTGTCGCTGGTCGGGGACGGCGGTTTCGGGCAGAATCCAGCCCTTCTTGCGACAGCGGCCGAAGAAAATATTCCGGTCATCTGGGTGATCATGAACAACTTTGCTTTTGGAACAATTGCAGGTCTGCAAAAAGCGCACTACGATACGACACTTGGCACGCTGTTCACGAAAGACGGTCAGCCTTACTCACCGGACTTCGCAGCCATTGCACGGGCCTATGGCGTAGAAGGCATCAAGATCGAGAAAGCGGAAGAGTTTAAGCCGGCACTCGAGCAAGCGATCGCGGCGAATAAACCAGTCGTCATCGATGTCGCTATGCTAAACAATCCAGTCCCGACCGCCGGACACTGGAATATCATGGACATCTACTCACCGGATAAGAAGGTTCACCACGTGTCTACGAATTAA
- the gcvPB gene encoding aminomethyl-transferring glycine dehydrogenase subunit GcvPB, translating into MHKENQPLIFELSKEGRIGYSLPELDVPEVNLADLMPTDFIREEAAELPEVSELDIMRHYTALSNRNHGVDTGFYPLGSCTMKYNPKINEAVARYAGFANIHPLQDESTVQGALEVMYDLQEHLSEITGMDEVTLQPAAGAHGEWTALMMIRAFHEANGDFHRTKVIVPDSAHGTNPASATVAGFETVTVKSNEFGLVDIEDLKAKVGDDTAALMLTNPNTLGLFEEDILEMASIVHGVGGKLYYDGANLNAVMSKARPGDMGFDAVHLNLHKTFTGPHGGGGPGSGPVGVKKELVPYLPKPVLVKEGDTITFDSNRPQSIGRVKPFYGNFGIFLRAYTYIRSMGPDGLKAVTEYAVLNANYMMRRLEPYFDLPYTKHCKHEFVLSGRRQKKLGVRTLDMAKRLLDFGYHPPTIYFPLNVEEGMMIEPTETESKETLDAFIDAMIQIAKEVEENPEIVQEAPHTTVVGRLDETKAARKPVLRFSKE; encoded by the coding sequence ATGCATAAAGAGAATCAGCCACTTATCTTTGAACTATCGAAAGAAGGCCGCATTGGCTACAGCCTTCCTGAATTAGACGTGCCGGAAGTGAACTTGGCGGATCTGATGCCGACCGATTTTATCCGCGAAGAGGCAGCGGAGCTCCCGGAAGTTTCCGAACTGGATATCATGCGTCATTACACAGCCCTTTCCAACCGGAACCATGGGGTAGACACGGGGTTTTATCCACTCGGTTCCTGTACGATGAAATACAATCCGAAAATCAATGAAGCAGTGGCACGGTATGCTGGCTTTGCCAACATCCATCCATTGCAGGATGAATCGACCGTGCAAGGTGCTTTAGAAGTAATGTACGATTTACAAGAGCACCTTTCCGAAATTACAGGAATGGATGAAGTGACCTTGCAACCGGCAGCTGGCGCACATGGCGAATGGACGGCTCTCATGATGATCCGCGCTTTCCATGAAGCGAACGGTGATTTCCACCGGACCAAAGTAATCGTGCCGGATTCCGCACACGGAACGAACCCGGCATCCGCAACAGTTGCGGGATTTGAAACCGTAACGGTGAAATCAAATGAATTCGGTCTGGTCGATATCGAAGACCTGAAAGCGAAAGTCGGCGATGATACAGCGGCGTTGATGCTGACAAATCCGAACACACTTGGCCTGTTCGAAGAAGATATTCTGGAGATGGCCTCCATCGTCCATGGGGTAGGCGGCAAATTATATTATGACGGAGCTAACCTGAATGCGGTCATGTCCAAAGCACGCCCTGGAGATATGGGCTTTGATGCAGTGCACTTGAACCTCCATAAGACGTTTACAGGCCCTCACGGCGGCGGCGGACCGGGATCCGGCCCTGTGGGAGTTAAAAAGGAACTGGTGCCTTACTTACCGAAGCCAGTTCTCGTCAAAGAGGGAGACACGATTACATTCGATTCGAATCGTCCGCAATCCATCGGCCGTGTGAAGCCGTTTTATGGGAACTTCGGTATTTTCCTACGTGCGTACACGTACATTCGTTCTATGGGACCTGATGGATTAAAAGCTGTAACCGAATATGCCGTCTTGAATGCGAACTACATGATGCGCCGGTTAGAGCCCTATTTTGATCTCCCCTACACGAAGCATTGTAAACACGAGTTTGTCCTTTCAGGGCGTCGTCAGAAGAAATTGGGAGTCCGGACATTGGATATGGCAAAACGATTGCTTGATTTCGGCTATCATCCACCGACGATCTACTTCCCGCTCAATGTTGAAGAGGGCATGATGATTGAACCAACTGAAACGGAATCGAAGGAAACGCTCGATGCCTTTATCGACGCGATGATCCAGATCGCTAAAGAAGTGGAGGAGAATCCTGAAATCGTTCAAGAAGCTCCACATACTACAGTCGTTGGTCGTCTGGATGAAACGAAAGCTGCCCGTAAACCGGTATTGCGTTTTAGTAAAGAGTAA
- a CDS encoding shikimate kinase, protein MGVGKTTIGELVAKKLYRSFIDIDKEIEKEFGMSTTDIFTIHGEKVFRDRERELIQSYCEQQKLKIISIGGGAFMHPEVREACLANCTVLYLDVSWEEWKERLDILIENRPVLQNRNLEEIEQLFHERQGAYSLNNSSLMVDDQSAEEVADHIVESLKHAWDLYEPH, encoded by the coding sequence ATGGGAGTTGGAAAAACCACTATTGGCGAACTTGTAGCCAAAAAGCTTTACCGTAGCTTCATTGACATTGACAAAGAAATTGAAAAAGAATTTGGCATGTCAACAACTGATATCTTTACGATACATGGTGAAAAAGTGTTTCGAGACAGAGAAAGGGAGTTAATTCAATCCTATTGCGAGCAACAAAAGCTCAAAATCATTTCAATTGGTGGCGGCGCCTTTATGCATCCCGAAGTGCGTGAAGCTTGCCTTGCTAATTGTACGGTCTTATACCTCGATGTTTCTTGGGAGGAATGGAAAGAACGTCTTGACATCCTTATTGAAAATCGTCCTGTTTTACAAAACCGTAATCTTGAGGAAATTGAACAACTTTTCCATGAAAGACAAGGCGCTTATTCGCTAAACAACTCTTCGTTAATGGTTGATGACCAATCTGCCGAGGAAGTTGCCGATCATATCGTTGAATCTTTAAAGCACGCTTGGGATTTATATGAGCCTCATTAA
- the gcvPA gene encoding aminomethyl-transferring glycine dehydrogenase subunit GcvPA produces MKHRYLPMTETDREEMLKAIGISSVDELFEDIPVKVRFKGEYNIKSAKSESALTKELAALASQNANSSTHVSFLGAGVYDHYKPIIVDHVISRSEFYTAYTPYQPEISQGELQAIFEFQTMICELTGMDLANSSMYDGGTSLAEAGTLAAGHTKRKKLLVSETVHPEARDVVTTYAQGQSIDVVLVPQKDGITDIDQLASLVDEETAAVLVQYPNFFGQIEDLQKIGDLTHEKGGLFVVSANPLALGVLTPPGKLGADITVGDAQPFGISEQFGGPHCGYFAVTKKLMRKVPGRLVGETTDDEGRRGYVLTLQAREQHIRRDKATSNICSNQALNALAASVAMTALGKVGVQQIAYHNIAKTRYAKEAFEKAGFAVKFGNAHFNEIVVDCKKAVKEVNARLLEKGMIGGYDLGLTYPEFANHALIAVTEQRTKEEIDALVQEMEALHA; encoded by the coding sequence ATGAAGCATCGTTATCTTCCAATGACGGAAACGGATCGCGAAGAAATGTTGAAAGCGATCGGCATCTCATCAGTAGATGAACTTTTTGAAGATATTCCTGTGAAAGTTCGATTTAAAGGAGAATATAACATCAAATCGGCCAAGTCCGAATCGGCATTGACTAAGGAGCTTGCGGCATTGGCCTCCCAAAACGCAAATTCGAGCACGCATGTCTCCTTCCTTGGAGCGGGCGTCTATGATCATTACAAACCAATCATCGTCGACCACGTCATATCCCGTTCGGAATTTTATACGGCATACACTCCGTATCAACCGGAAATTTCCCAAGGGGAATTGCAAGCTATTTTTGAATTCCAAACGATGATCTGTGAACTGACAGGCATGGATCTTGCCAACTCCTCGATGTACGATGGCGGGACTTCGTTGGCGGAAGCAGGTACGCTGGCGGCTGGTCACACGAAGCGTAAGAAATTGCTTGTTTCCGAAACGGTTCATCCGGAAGCCCGCGATGTCGTCACGACCTATGCACAAGGCCAATCCATCGACGTTGTCCTTGTTCCACAAAAAGACGGCATCACGGATATCGACCAACTGGCGTCTTTGGTGGATGAAGAAACGGCAGCGGTGCTCGTCCAATATCCGAACTTCTTCGGTCAAATCGAAGACCTTCAAAAAATAGGCGACCTGACCCATGAAAAAGGCGGTCTCTTCGTCGTATCAGCCAACCCGCTTGCCCTCGGCGTCCTCACGCCGCCAGGGAAACTCGGAGCCGATATTACGGTTGGAGATGCCCAGCCATTTGGGATATCCGAACAATTCGGCGGTCCGCATTGCGGATATTTTGCGGTCACGAAAAAATTAATGCGGAAAGTTCCAGGCCGGCTTGTCGGTGAAACGACAGATGACGAAGGGCGCCGTGGGTACGTATTGACTTTACAAGCCCGTGAACAGCATATCCGCCGTGATAAAGCGACATCCAACATCTGTTCCAACCAAGCGTTAAATGCTTTGGCAGCTTCGGTTGCGATGACTGCACTTGGAAAAGTGGGTGTACAACAGATCGCTTATCATAATATCGCCAAGACCCGGTATGCCAAGGAAGCATTTGAAAAAGCCGGTTTTGCAGTTAAATTTGGAAATGCCCATTTCAACGAGATTGTCGTCGATTGTAAAAAGGCTGTGAAGGAAGTAAACGCCCGTCTATTGGAAAAAGGGATGATCGGCGGTTACGATCTCGGCCTAACGTATCCGGAATTCGCCAATCATGCGTTGATCGCTGTCACGGAACAGCGGACAAAAGAAGAAATCGATGCACTTGTGCAGGAAATGGAGGCCCTTCATGCATAA
- a CDS encoding hydroxymethylglutaryl-CoA lyase: MSTLKLPSDVTICEVAPRDGFQAERNWIPTEEKIRIVRALANTGVRSMEITSFVHPKAIPQLKDAEEVVGATEDLTNIKFRALVPNVRGAERAISVGIKKLKLMLSATDSHSLSNANSLVEDAQNGFAPIIELAEKHNVKVGGSISVAFGCPYEGIVPLERIASIVERYKKMGVEEVSLADTTGMANPRQVYEYLAVLQKDFSDIEFSMHLHNTRGMALANAFAALQQGVTLFDSSIAGLGGCPYAPGASGNIATEDLVHAFEEMGIKTGMNVDRLIEVAKDVKDYLGHDGGSYMLQAGPCSALSPKVAAQEKLES; this comes from the coding sequence ATGAGTACATTGAAATTACCATCTGATGTGACAATTTGTGAGGTAGCACCACGTGATGGGTTCCAAGCGGAACGAAATTGGATTCCGACTGAAGAGAAAATCCGGATTGTTAGAGCTTTAGCGAACACCGGAGTGCGTTCCATGGAGATTACGTCTTTCGTCCATCCAAAAGCCATTCCTCAATTAAAAGATGCGGAAGAAGTCGTTGGAGCTACGGAAGACTTAACGAATATAAAATTCCGTGCGCTAGTTCCAAATGTTAGAGGCGCAGAGCGTGCTATTTCAGTAGGGATTAAAAAATTAAAGCTCATGCTGTCGGCAACTGATTCTCACAGTCTTTCCAATGCAAATAGTCTTGTTGAAGATGCTCAAAACGGATTTGCACCAATCATAGAATTGGCAGAAAAGCATAATGTTAAAGTGGGTGGATCCATCTCGGTAGCTTTTGGATGCCCTTATGAAGGAATAGTACCTTTGGAGCGAATTGCTTCTATTGTAGAACGATACAAAAAAATGGGCGTAGAGGAAGTGTCGCTTGCAGATACAACAGGGATGGCCAATCCAAGGCAAGTTTATGAATACTTAGCTGTTCTTCAAAAGGATTTTTCGGATATTGAATTCTCTATGCACTTGCATAATACGAGAGGGATGGCATTAGCCAATGCGTTCGCGGCACTTCAACAAGGGGTAACATTGTTTGATAGCTCGATTGCCGGCTTAGGCGGTTGTCCATATGCGCCGGGAGCTAGCGGCAATATTGCGACAGAGGATTTAGTTCATGCTTTTGAGGAAATGGGTATTAAGACGGGCATGAATGTAGACCGCTTAATCGAAGTAGCGAAAGACGTGAAAGACTATTTAGGACATGATGGAGGCAGCTATATGTTGCAGGCAGGACCTTGCTCGGCATTAAGTCCAAAAGTGGCAGCCCAAGAAAAGTTGGAATCGTAA